Genomic window (Polycladomyces subterraneus):
ACGGAGATGCGAAACCGCTTGAAACGGATCGAGGGTCAGGTGCGCGGCGTATTGCGCATGATGGAACAGGAAGCGCATTGCAAAGACGTAGTCGCCCAGTTGTCGGCGGTGCGTTCCGCCGTCGACCGTGCCATCGCTGTGATCGTCAGCTCCAACTTGGAA
Coding sequences:
- a CDS encoding metal-sensitive transcriptional regulator; its protein translation is MEYTTEMRNRLKRIEGQVRGVLRMMEQEAHCKDVVAQLSAVRSAVDRAIAVIVSSNLERCIREELQKGDEEGAKKVVKEAIQLLVKSR